One genomic region from Microscilla marina ATCC 23134 encodes:
- a CDS encoding bifunctional alpha,alpha-trehalose-phosphate synthase (UDP-forming)/trehalose-phosphatase — MSKTIIVSNRLPIKIQKNNQELTYTPSAGGLATGLGSIYKEGNNIWLGWAGLHLTSEAEKNQVTEDLEKESLKPIFLSEEDVEGFYEGFSNATIWPSFHYFPQYAVYQDIFWESYQQVNQKFAEAILEVCEANDTVWIHDYQLLLVPQLIREKRPHISIGYFQHIPFPSYEIFRLLPWRRELLLGVLGADLVGFHTYDDMRHFLSSVNRLAGIGYFHGEVEMGNRKVVVDAFPMGIDYDKYAKKASSPDTINREVRYRSSLNNEKIILSIDRLDYSKGIKNRLQALEIFFEEYPEYLEKMVLFMVVVPSRDTVPRYQALKTEIDELVGRINGKYGRVSWTPVHYFYRSFPLEALSAFYRMANVALVTPLRDGMNLVCKEYIASRLDQTGVLILSEMAGSSKELSDAILINPNDIKQIVAALHQALTMPKDEQKFHMEIMQNSLKRYNIHHWVKLFLDRLTEVKEQQSYMHTKILEENTIKRIKAAYQKAEKRLLFLDYDGTLTGFAQKPEQAKPNQELYDILNNLIQDPKNQVVIISGRKHHTLEEWFGDLDIDLIAEHGIWSKQMGKDWEVQEGMNNDWQKEIYPVMDLYVNRTPGAFVEQKAYSLVWHYRKVEVGLGELRTRELSSHLKYLTSNMGLQVLEGNMVVEIKPMTANKGVGATKWLQKFPSDFVIALGDDKTDEDTFKAMPENAFTIKVGTGNSEANYYLDSVTEVRDLLKSLGRENK; from the coding sequence ATGAGTAAAACTATCATTGTATCTAATCGCCTCCCTATCAAAATTCAGAAAAACAATCAGGAGTTAACCTACACACCAAGCGCGGGTGGGCTTGCCACAGGCTTGGGGTCAATCTACAAAGAAGGTAACAACATCTGGCTAGGCTGGGCTGGTTTACACTTAACAAGTGAAGCAGAAAAAAATCAAGTCACTGAAGACCTGGAAAAGGAAAGCCTCAAACCTATTTTTTTGTCAGAAGAAGACGTAGAAGGTTTTTATGAGGGCTTTAGCAATGCTACCATCTGGCCTTCTTTTCACTATTTCCCCCAATACGCCGTTTACCAAGATATTTTTTGGGAAAGTTATCAACAAGTCAATCAAAAATTTGCGGAAGCTATTTTGGAGGTGTGCGAAGCAAATGATACCGTCTGGATACACGATTATCAACTACTGCTTGTCCCACAATTAATTAGAGAAAAACGTCCTCACATAAGCATTGGCTACTTTCAACACATTCCTTTTCCTTCTTACGAAATTTTCAGGCTCTTGCCTTGGCGTAGAGAATTGCTTTTGGGTGTGTTGGGAGCCGATTTAGTGGGTTTTCATACCTATGACGACATGCGGCATTTTTTGAGTTCGGTAAATCGTTTGGCAGGAATAGGTTATTTTCATGGAGAAGTTGAAATGGGCAACCGCAAGGTAGTGGTAGATGCCTTTCCTATGGGTATCGATTATGATAAATACGCTAAAAAAGCTTCGTCGCCCGACACGATTAATAGGGAGGTGCGTTACCGTTCGTCTTTAAATAATGAAAAAATCATTCTTTCTATAGATCGACTTGACTATTCCAAAGGCATCAAAAACAGGTTACAAGCCTTAGAAATATTCTTTGAAGAATACCCTGAGTATTTAGAAAAAATGGTGCTTTTTATGGTAGTGGTGCCTTCGCGCGATACGGTACCCAGGTACCAAGCCTTAAAAACAGAAATAGATGAGTTGGTAGGGCGCATCAACGGAAAGTATGGGCGGGTAAGCTGGACTCCTGTGCATTATTTTTACCGCTCATTCCCTCTTGAGGCACTATCGGCTTTTTATAGAATGGCAAATGTTGCTTTAGTGACTCCTCTACGCGACGGAATGAACTTGGTTTGTAAAGAGTACATTGCCAGCCGGTTAGACCAAACGGGTGTGTTGATTTTGAGCGAAATGGCTGGTTCTTCTAAAGAGTTGTCCGATGCCATTTTGATTAATCCTAACGACATCAAACAAATTGTAGCCGCGTTGCACCAAGCCCTTACAATGCCCAAAGATGAGCAAAAGTTTCACATGGAAATTATGCAAAATTCCTTGAAAAGGTATAATATTCACCATTGGGTCAAACTATTTTTAGACCGATTGACAGAAGTAAAGGAGCAACAGTCGTACATGCACACCAAAATATTGGAAGAAAACACCATCAAACGCATCAAAGCCGCTTACCAAAAAGCCGAAAAAAGGCTCTTATTTTTAGACTATGATGGTACTCTGACGGGTTTTGCCCAAAAACCTGAACAAGCCAAACCCAATCAAGAATTGTATGACATTTTAAATAATTTGATACAAGATCCCAAAAACCAAGTGGTGATTATCAGTGGACGAAAGCACCACACGCTGGAAGAATGGTTTGGAGACTTAGACATAGATTTGATAGCCGAACACGGCATTTGGAGCAAGCAGATGGGCAAAGACTGGGAGGTGCAAGAAGGGATGAACAACGATTGGCAAAAAGAAATTTACCCAGTAATGGATTTGTACGTCAATAGAACCCCTGGCGCTTTTGTAGAGCAAAAGGCGTATTCTTTAGTGTGGCACTACCGCAAAGTAGAGGTAGGCCTGGGCGAGCTAAGAACAAGAGAATTGAGCAGTCATTTGAAGTATTTGACCAGTAATATGGGGCTGCAAGTGCTAGAGGGTAATATGGTGGTAGAAATAAAACCCATGACTGCTAACAAAGGAGTGGGGGCTACCAAATGGCTGCAAAAGTTTCCTTCAGATTTTGTGATTGCTTTGGGTGACGACAAAACCGACGAGGATACATTTAAAGCCATGCCCGAAAATGCTTTTACCATCAAAGTGGGGACAGGTAATTCTGAGGCAAATTATTATTTGGACAGTGTGACGGAGGTAAGAGACCTTTTGAAAAGTTTAGGAAGAGAAAATAAATAA